TTCTACTTGGCAGGCTTTCCCTCATCTGATTACACAAACAGTAGTTTTAGCTGCGTCAGCCAAAAGCATGTCATGTAAAAAGGCTTGTCTTTGGACTTACGTATATATTTGCAGGAGTGCTTGGGTGAATTTTTCTGCAGGGTCAAGACATCGTTGACTGTCGTCTTTGAGTGTGACACtgcaggaaaaagagaaagctATAATGTTAAACAACTCTCTCTACAACACTTACAAATGAAGCAAcagtgaaagcaaaaaaaagcaaaaaaaaactactgtgtggtctatttttttgtcatattcCTGCAGATACTTACATGACTTCTCTCTTGTTGCAGTATGGACGAAGACCATACTCCGTCACACCAGCGATGCGAGTGGGATCCACAGACTTGATTGTTTTGATGCACATGCATCTAAAAACTGGACCTGAACAAATAAGACAAGAGTGTGAATATAACCATACAGCTACAGTTTCACCATTCATGTTAAACAGAGGGGGAAATGTTTGTCCTCAAACATGAGCTCTTTTTAAGCCGCATACATGCAGAAATACAGCAGGAAATCTTTCAATGATACAATAAATTAACACACTTACCCCCTGAGATGCAAATGATGGTGCAGGCCAGGAGAATGATGCACTGGATTGCAGTATTCATACTTGTCTTAAATGATAGAAATTAGTGGGGAATCTGCTGAATCTGCTGTATGTTTTAAGTCTCAAACTGAGGCAAAGACTTGTCTTCTTGCACGATTTCTTTTCCTCAGACCTAGAGAGTCTCTGTTGCTGTGTGAAGTGTGCAGGACTGTGAGCTCCATGTTCTCTACGAACCTTTTTATACGCTCACAGACAGGATTCCAGAGAAGTGGTTGAAAAAATCCTCCATTTTTCCTGAGAAATCCACTTGAGCTTTCATCATTCATAACCTTTTAAAGGCTTCCTGTGTGGCAAGGAATGAGTTCCTCCTGTTAAAACAAGCCCGCCTCTCTTCATGGAGGATGCTGACATGATTACAATTGCACAAATACTGACTATCGCTCATGAGTAACTTTTACTCACAAATCCTTGTTGCTGGAGTGCTGTTTTTCTACTTGCAGACATGTGAAATCAAATCAGGTCTCTTCTGTATTTAGTTTGCTGCTCTAATTCTCCATAAACGTATCTACTTAACAGCATTATCTAGTGTCTAGACAGCAACAGTAGGCACTGAGACCACCTGCTGGATCATGATGACATGCATGACAGTTCACATCTGTGAAACACGGGAACCTTCTGTTGTGATGGTCCACTGTGTTTGGAaatctttgtttcctttttataactcaaaatgttgaaaactggGATTATTTTAAATCTCAACCTAATCACCAGTGAATGTTGTAATGTACGTTTGATACTTTCATTTCCTTTATGTTGCAACCTTTTTCGTTTGTCGTCTGTTGTTTATATTTCCAACTTTTTTGGTGCTGAGTCTGCACAGgttgtttaatttttaaattgaCCAGATGCACTTATAGAGTGGTGTAATAATGAGTCccaaaacccagaaatcagttagcattatTGCACTTCTGGTTCCTGTGTCAAAGTCAATGGgatttttgaatgggtttttggttaaatgcccgAAATAAGGTCTGTAGTTAGCACAGGTTTAAGGTATGTATGCATTTTGTTCTACggcacaaaaaacatcattaaatgtcccacaatttaattgaGACTCGTCTACCCACAAGTCCATCTTTACGGaccgactttagttacaaactattctaactttaactttacaacttgtaggtTGATcaattaacagaaaatgtgtattGTAACTGTGTAACgagtggtggtgatgtttaagTCATGCAACTGCACTTGCGCTTAGGAGAAGATCATTGTTTCGCTTACCTTACGAAAATATCTAGTTTTGTTGCTACTGACACGGCTTGTTAAAAATACCCTGTGGTTTCACGCTTAAAAAGGTTGAAACACCGTCTTGAAACAGTGGTCCCTGGCTTGGCAGCCGTCTCACCTCGCTGTAATGCCACAAACATCCCCCTCCATGATCTATTATGACAGTCAGCTTAtacacatgtaatgtgaatgcaATATGATACGCAAACACGTGTCCAAATAGGAATCTGTCTCTGGTTAAGAACACCTCAGGGATCACGAAACGGGCCCAGCAGAGACTGTACTTCTTGAGAAAGCTGAAACGAGCCTCTCTTCCCATCAGCATACTCAGAACTCTTCCTAAGCCGCTGCAGGAGCATCCTTCCTACAAGTAAAAGCCCATTGAGGGACACGCATTACAAACTATCTTAAGCCCATGTGGGATACCATTACACTACTAATATTTAATTATGTATTAATCAGTTTTTTATTGGTATGTGAGCGCCTTGTAACGTACCCccacaagcctgtggacgatttgttgaGGTCGTTAAACGCTGCTGGACTGCGGATTTCTTTGTAAACGACCTGGGTCACATTTTCCACAGATAGCCGTTTCTAACGTAGTTTAGAAATAGTCTGCTTACATAAACTATGACCTGTTTCCGGCACAACACCCAaattccacagagccccttcaaaaacaatcatttgttatttttcatgctTCAAGTGTGTTATTGCAGGTGGTGAATCAGAATGTCAGGTGTTAACATCAATGACACACTCACCTCGTGACAGATAGGTCTGTCTTACCTTATAGTTTGTTGGCCACTTTGTATGATATTTACAGAGTAAGTCCTTGTTGATATTTGTGATTCTCTGGGAATGAGATCAAAATTAAATTCTGCATGTGCCTTTCCTCGTGTGAACTGTGAGCTTACAACAGTCTCACACTCACCGAATTCCTTTGACCTTGGAGAGCAACTTTACAGATGGAGGCAACTAGCTCGAGATTGAAATGACTTGCGggcaaaaaagagaaaggaccTCCAAATAATTGTTGCCACAAGATAGTAAAACGAAGAGTGTAAAGGAAGAGCAGTTGAACAGCTGgcagttgtgtgtgtcagtgcacaTTAATCATATTGCAATTCAGCACAGTAATGAGCAAGGTGATCGGTCATGCTTCACTTGTATTAGTTGCTTCATCTTTGTTCAGTTGGGAACATGATGTTTCCACTGAAAGCAATAACGTGCGGGTGATTGTGATATTAAGGCATTTACTTACGTCAACAATGACCATGATAGATGGAAACAGAACAGAGAGCAGCAACAACCCCAACGATGTCTCCAAAAACAACTGTACattggacatttttaaaattgtatattTATTACAGCTCTACTATAAAATGCATGTGATTTTTCACAATAAGATTTCCCTCACTGCAATAGctaatccatccatccatccatccattgctAATGGCTAATCTCTGCATTTATTTTAGGTTCAACCCctgtaaacatttaaaaaggttaTATAAAAGTTTATTTGTAAGCTCTGACGGGCTTGCACTGTCACCAATATACTGCACTTTGGAGGTGGCGAGTGCAAAGTAAGCATGAcccatattcattcattcaaaatggGTCAGATGAGAGAGGTCTGGCTATGCGAGACTAGATATGACTTGAATGCCACACTAGTCAGCCGGTAAAATCAGCTGCTCCAACGTTTAACGTTACTGCAAAGTTTTAACATAGCTCATATTTTCTAACCCTTTCGCCAGAGTCACGCGAGGAAGGTATTTCATGGAGTGGAGAATAACTTTGCATGAATGGCTGCTGCATATCTAACGTTAACGTACCgcagttacctgtctgtgtctaccacacttacatttttaatcGGAAACTAAAGTTTCATGCATAGGGAGTATTTAAGGATCTGGTCACTGCttgtacagtttgtttgttttgtttcatttatgaTGCTAGAAGCAGAactctttatttaaaaactctAAAGCCATCCTCAAAGTTCACAAATTAAACACCAAGCTCTTGGTCTTTATTAGGGTCTTTACTGTCAACATGTCAAGTCTTCTGTGATGTATGGTAGGACAAACTCATTCAAACCATCTGTGAACACATAGCATCTTGCTCATTGCTTGGCTTCAGTTCTTGTTAAATTCTCTGAAAGTGTGTTGCATGAGTCAGGTTAAAAAGTATATATTGCACAGTGCCTCTGTGAGGGAGTCAAGCCGTCCCATATTAAACGATCTCTGCATGACGTAAATGATCACAGTTTATCTTCAACTCATATTCCCAGCAGACAAATTAAGAGTTAAGTCCACATACCAAGTAAGGTGTGCAACAAGTTTCTAAAGAAATACTATCAGTGAAGAGGGGGACAAGGGAATATCGAGTCACGTGAAAAGCCCGTAAATGTCCAAATGTTGCTCTGCTCAGTTCAAGTTCCCTCTGGTCTGCCATCCAAGTGCCTCTTTGGACAGTGTAAGTATCCCTGGAGCGCCCCTCTGATCAATCAAAGTGTTTATTTGGTCAGCACAAGTGCCTCTTCGGACCTTGTGGTCACCCTAAGTTCTCCTCAAGTGCCCTTTTGATTTGTGTCCATCTGATCAACCAAATGATTGATTTGTCTGGTTCCCTCTAGTCACCCTGAACGTCCCCCAAATGTAATGTAACGTTGACCACAAACAAGGGCCAACTAGTGCCAAGGGGGCGGGACACACCGCAGCAACTAGGGCCATGGGTGCTCACCGACAGCCCCCACAGCGTCAGGGCCCTTAAAGTTTTTATTCCCtggcgtcctttctcactcTGATGAATCATCTGATGCTTCCCTGAGAGTTATAGCTTCATGCAACCAAATAAAACGCACGGTTACCTTTAATAAAATCACAGactctctgggtttgaacattgttggacaTTTTTGGGATAATGTAGGTGCACAACTaaaccaaataaacaacaaatgtctagtcatttttagacattttaatgtggaaatgttaatTATATGGTATCTATATCTTGAACTCAGGTCAGTTTCAGTGACAGAACACAACATTGGCAGGTACTCAAGAGGTTTATGCCCTCACTTATCTATTACCGTCACTCAGGTGGAGTTACGGATCACTGCTTGCCTTACAGATCCCTCGGGGTAGATGTCTTGGCACTTAAGCTCATCTGAACTGTATAAACTGTACAAGACAAAACTTGTATTGCTTCAGGAGAAGGAAGTACGCACTCAGACACTCATTGTATTAACAGGCTGCTTGATTGTTGTCAGTGCATCAGAACAGTTTTTAGTCTTAGTAGGACATCTACTGGTTGGATGTGGTAATGTCACATGACTTCGGCTGTAATTTCTTGTGTTGTCctgcttttcctctttttgtttgtttttattatttcatggcATGAAATACACATAAACTTgagaaactgtcagaaacaaCTGACACCTGGGTGCCCTGGTGGACTAAGATATTAGGGTATTAACACTGAACTGCTTTGTCCCTGTTTGCATCTAGCTGGGGGTCTTGAAAAATCACTTCCTATCGCTGtcttcttcatttcctgtcatttctcTATCATCTGCTGTCAGATAGAGAcatgaaatacataaaaaacaaaaaatgtttgccctcctttgttttgtggttgtttatcACAGTCCAGGGACATTTTCACTCCTTATTATTGTTAAATCCACCCGTCAGTTTCACAACAGCCTGCTTCACATTTATGTAGATCTAAGCAGGGTTGGACTCACGAtatttgaggggcaggggcaaaaaaataaaaagggcaccagctgtcCATGTTGGGGCACCcttcaccacattttgtccGCTAGAGGGGCACCCTcgagggcactttatcatgttcaatctaccataggggcatccaagagggcacttttttTAATAATAGTATGTATAGTataattggcattttgtgcaacaccactgtcataaacaCCAATCTgaggtctgtaacagtttgtcagacgtaatgtaggtgctgactacaaaccaaactcattacgtcataacaatgttatgtgtttaaaatgtgtatgttgaagtaaacacgtatgtaacgctgtgatcctaccctctcactgaagttacataaagCAGAAACAAGCGACAGCAGGGCGAGACAGTGGCTgggacagagacaccattcaccctttTACAAGACACCGTACCATCAACAGGattttgaaactgttattttaaggtagaaaaagttacataatgttgctttaacatcaTTAAAATCATGTCAATCAATAATCTGATCATTGTACCTTCACAAGACCAACTAGGGGAATGACCTACTTAAGACTAAAAATAAACTCTTCATGTGATTGACTGTGTCCATTTGCAGGTAGTTATGAGCACCCACGAGGTCCTGGCTGCAGTCCTCCACTGTGAGGTCGCAGAGAACAGTTGTCTGTTGGCCTCAACCCACTCTGTTGCACTCTGATCAAATCATGCATTATCTagacactttatttttaaattgcagACAGCAGGTCTGACCTTAACTTGTGAATGGCATATTCTTTGAAGCGACCCCACAATTGCAGTACAATTGGAAAAAagagtggtaaaaaaaaaaataaatggaaatgctGGTTTCTGacctgaaacaaaagaaaaactcagATGGAActcaaacaaaattaaaatctgACCTCAGTCATGTCATCCACCTTCCTTTTCATCATCCTAAACACTGGTGGCACCTCACCTCGCAGGAGGGCTTCTGATGCATCTGTCCAGTGGGTGAACTGCTTTCCATGGCTCAAAAAACGATTAAACAatagaaacaaataaacatttcttaaaaatgGTTATATTAGACAATGACAAACAAGTCACGtgaacacagcacagcacaagtGTGTATCTTCAATCTAAAATGCAATGGTATTACCTTCAAATGCAATGGCATTTTTCATGTGGACCTCCAAATGCCGCTGAAGTCTGGCTGGTTGGCTCGGTTTAAACATGCCTTTGGGACAAAGGGGGCAGTGGTACTGACTGCAGGCTTTCCACCACATGGAATAATTGAGTGATGCATCTAAAAAGGATATAAAATGCATCACGTGTTTGAATTATAGTACATGAACTTCAATTCAAATTAATGTATACAGCCTGCAAACTTAGATTGTCTTTGCTTACAGGTCATGGCCACTTGCACCAGGTAGTGTAAATGAGGCCTTACTTATGTAGAAGTAGTAATAATGACTACAAAAATACTGCACTACGGGTTAAAGTCCGGCATTCAAAAACTTACTTAAGTGAAAGTGGCTAAAACAAGACACTTAAGTAATTTAGTATGTTATGTTAGAAGCAAAATATACTCAGTAATTTCAGTTACTATtcgttttgtttatatactgtagtatacaacagaggtggaaaaataaaaaagtaagaaTGTGCCATGTAGTCCTGCCACATGTTGATTCCACTTGTGCACTTAAACAGGTGATATCACTAATTAGCTATAGCTATAATTAGTTAACTTTGACGTTATCTAACTTAGCTTCAAAACAACAACCCAAGCCGACATGTAACATTTGGTAATTTGCATCATTAACTTCtataacattattattttacggCACCTATATTGACgaagaacacaagaaaccatgcatttactttctgtggATAATAAAAAACAGCTACTCACCGCTACTCGGGACACATGCTCACTCGCTGGTCTCTCTTGAATTAAAAGGCAGGTGAAATGAAGATTTAAATGTCCTCACCTGCCGTCCTGACAGTGGACCCTGCACCGAAAGTGACCTCACAGTGGAGGCCTGCTGCCAAGTGCCTCTCATTACGCAAACACTGTCAGTAAGTGAAAGTGAAACGAAATAAAGCCACACCACCGTTCAGTCGAGAGGCACACAGGCACAGTTTGAAGTGCTCTGCTTTTTCAGTGTAGATTTGTCGGTAAAATGGCTGAATACCAATATCCATTGTTCTTTGAAGCCAGAgatctgacagacagagagaaggggaaGGTCACGAGACactttcagaagagaaaggaTTCTGGGGGAGGTGACTGTTTGATGATTGAAAAGGCTGGAGCAACAACATATAAAGTATGTTTCAAGGAAAAAGAAGGTAAGGGATCACATTTGTTTAATATGAGTTAAAGGCAGAATATACTTTCTAAAAAACATAATATTCTATGTAGTTATAGCTAAAATCTAGTGTCTTGTTTGGACCTTGGCCTTGTTTTTTACAGACCAGGAAAGGGTTTTGCAGAGGAAGTTTCACACCATCCCCCTACCGGATGGAGAACTGCGTCTGACTGTGAGTCGGACTGATTCGCCACAGACCTTTGATCAGCCCTCCACCAGTCAGTCACAGGTGAGTTTCCCTGAAACCCTGCCCTTTACTAACACTTCAGAAACGTCAGAGCCAAATGATCTGGCCTGACCAGTTTGAGGGGGATTTCTGAGCAGAGTCAACATctgataattaaaatgtttggtATGCCATTGTGCTGGCTGTGGggacaacacatttttatgCTATCTTTTTAGAATTTACAGATTAATAGATGTAGTTTAGACTTACATATAAACTCatacatttgtttgttattgcttTTCTCCTTTAGACATccaaaaaagcaaacacaaaaaccCTTGAGAAGATTTTCAAGCCAGATATTTTCCTCCTGTTCTACCTGAGAGACAACCTGAAAGCAAATAAAATTTTACAGAAACAACTCTCTGCTATCGGCTGCACAGTGGACTTTGATCTAGATGAGGAGGAAGCGGTGGTTAGGGGGGATGTTGATAAAGGGTCTGGAAGCGCCTTTGCCAGTGCTGCAGAGAACTGGGAGTTACAAGTTGATAGGGTCTTCATCAATCTAACTGAGAGCTACCTCTGCTATC
This is a stretch of genomic DNA from Pagrus major chromosome 10, Pma_NU_1.0. It encodes these proteins:
- the LOC141003672 gene encoding interleukin-8-like, whose product is MNTAIQCIILLACTIICISGGPVFRCMCIKTIKSVDPTRIAGVTEYGLRPYCNKREVIVTLKDDSQRCLDPAEKFTQALLQIYTKKASRVAKMITTSPGTTMSPGTTESPGTIASPGNASTTAVPKLS